The following are encoded together in the Bactrocera neohumeralis isolate Rockhampton chromosome 6, APGP_CSIRO_Bneo_wtdbg2-racon-allhic-juicebox.fasta_v2, whole genome shotgun sequence genome:
- the LOC126763231 gene encoding uncharacterized protein LOC126763231, whose translation MGGGGGGGGGSTIGGGSVLGGHGTLMSTAGMSNSTVGGGGGVGVGAPPGSMLHGGGGGGMGVPTPGNMGMPGVYGNGNGGGGGGPGGGPMGPMGGNGGGNGPSTAPGSVIDSRAVSVVVTLPGGPGAQHPGQALSDYGPI comes from the coding sequence ATgggcggtggtggtggcggcggcggcggcagtaCAATTGGCGGTGGCAGCGTGCTGGGCGGACACGGTACTCTGATGAGCACAGCGGGTATGAGCAATAGTACGGttggcggcggtggtggtgttggtgttggGGCTCCTCCTGGCAGTATGTTGCacggtggcggtggcggtggcatGGGCGTACCAACGCCCGGCAATATGGGTATGCCTGGCGTTTATGGCAATGGTaatggcggtggcggtggcggtcCCGGTGGTGGTCCAATGGGCCCCATGGGTGGCAATGGCGGTGGTAATGGTCCCAGTACGGCACCCGGTTCGGTGATCGATTCTCGCGCGGTGTCCGTGGTCGTTACGTTGCCTGGTGGGCCGGGCGCGCAACACCCCGGGCAGGCGCTGAGCGACTATGGTCCTATATAG
- the LOC126763158 gene encoding frizzled-2: protein MLRTTAHSTKTTRRHPLALCNSVFALSIVLLLHTHNCHADGMQHLADSGGGVGMGGMGPHSMDVSPAPGYGLPAIPKDPNSRCEEITIPMCRGIGYNMTSFPNEMNHETQDEAGLEVHQFWPLVEIKCSPDLKFFLCSMYTPICLEDYHKPLPVCRSVCERARAGCAPIMQQYSFQWPERMACEHLPLHGDPENLCMEQPSYTESGSGGSGRDGTSGSGSGGSGGSGGSGSGGGGGKRKQSGSGGSTSQKCKGKNSKNCQNSLGERTNTKDCTCSCRPPLLLLGKEALMQPPHMHYPWYMNSTVQRIADVPNCAIPCKGPFFTNDEKDFAGIWIALWSGLCFCSTLMTLTTFIIDTERFKYPERPIVFLSACYFMVAVGYLSKNFLQNEEIACDGRYLKESSAGPHSCTMVFLLTYFFGMASSIWWVVLSFTWFLAAGLKWGNEAITKHSQYFHLAAWLIPTVQSVAVLLLSAVDGDPILGICYVGNLNPDHLKTFVLAPLFVYLVIGTTFLMAGFVSLFRIRSVIKQQGGVGAGVKADKLEKLMIRIGIFSVLYTVPATIVIGCYLYEAAYFEDWIKALACPCAQTKGPGKKPLYSVLMLKYFMALAVGITSGVWIWSGKTLESWRRFWRRLFGAPDRTGANQALIKPRPPIPHPYAGSGMGMPVGSAAGSLLATPYTQAGGASVASTSHHHLHHHVLKQPAASHV, encoded by the coding sequence ATGTTACGCACAACGGCACACAGCACTAAGACGACGCGGCGGCATCCGCTTGCGTTATGCAACTCTGTCTTTGCGCTCAGCATCGTGCTGCTGCTACACACACATAACTGTCATGCGGACGGCATGCAACATCTCGCGGATAGCGGTGGTGGCGTCGGCATGGGCGGCATGGGTCCGCACTCCATGGATGTCAGTCCTGCGCCGGGTTATGGCCTACCCGCCATACCAAAAGATCCCAATTCACGCTGCGAAGAGATCACTATACCAATGTGTCGCGGCATTGGTTACAATATGACTTCCTTTCCGAATGAAATGAATCACGAAACACAGGATGAAGCCGGTTTGGAAGTGCATCAGTTTTGGCCACTCGTTGAAATCAAATGTTCGCCAGATTTGAAATTCTTCCTTTGTTCTATGTACACGCCTATCTGTTTGGAGGACTATCACAAGCCGTTGCCGGTTTGTCGTTCGGTTTGTGAGCGCGCACGTGCCGGTTGTGCGCCCATCATGCAACAGTATAGTTTCCAGTGGCCAGAGCGTATGGCCTGCGAGCACTTGCCGTTGCATGGCGATCCGGAGAATTTGTGCATGGAGCAGCCGTCGTATACAGAGTCGGGCAGCGGCGGTTCGGGCCGTGATGGCACGTCCGGCAGCGGCTCGGGCGGCAGTGGTGGTAGTGGTGGCAGCGGCAGTGGAGGCGGTGGTGGTAAACGCAAACAGTCTGGTTCCGGTGGCTCGACTTCACAGAAATGCAAaggcaaaaattcaaaaaactgcCAAAATTCCCTAGGAGAAAGAACAAACACAAAGGATTGCACGTGCTCGTGTCGCCCGCCACTCCTACTCCTGGGGAAGGAAGCGCTGATGCAGCCACCACACATGCATTACCCGTGGTACATGAATTCAACTGTACAAAGAATCGCCGACGTACCAAATTGCGCGATCCCCTGCAAGGGCCCGTTCTTCACAAACGACGAAAAGGACTTCGCCGGAATATGGATCGCCCTGTGGTCGGGTCTGTGCTTCTGCAGCACACTCATGACACTAACCACGTTCATCATCGACACCGAAAGGTTTAAATATCCCGAACGTCCGATCGTTTTTCTCTCCGCCTGCTACTTTATGGTAGCTGTTGGTTATCTATCAAAGAACTTTTTGCAGAATGAAGAGATCGCTTGCGATGGTCGCTACTTGAAAGAGAGCTCCGCAGGACCACACTCATGCACTATGGTATTTCTACTGACATATTTCTTCGGCATGGCTTCGTCCATTTGGTGGGTAGTGCTCAGCTTCACTTGGTTCCTGGCTGCTGGTCTTAAATGGGGCAATGAAGCCATCACCAAACACTCGCAGTATTTTCATTTAGCCGCCTGGCTCATACCCACAGTGCAATCGGTAGCCGTATTGCTGCTCTCGGCTGTCGATGGTGATCCCATTCTCGGCATTTGCTATGTGGGCAATCTCAATCCGGATCATCTGAAGACATTCGTGCTGGCACCGCTCTTTGTATACCTCGTCATCGGCACCACTTTCCTAATGGCGGGCTTCGTTTCACTTTTCCGCATACGTTCCGTTATCAAGCAGCAAGGCGGTGTTGGCGCTGGCGTTAAGGCGGACAAATTGGAAAAACTAATGATACGTATTGGCATCTTTTCCGTCCTCTACACCGTCCCTGCAACCATCGTAATCGGATGCTACCTGTATGAGGCCGCCTACTTCGAAGACTGGATCAAAGCGCTCGCCTGCCCATGTGCACAGACAAAAGGTCCTGGCAAGAAACCATTATACTCAGTACTAATGCTGAAATATTTTATGGCCTTGGCAGTTGGTATTACATCGGGCGTTTGGATCTGGTCCGGTAAGACGTTGGAGAGTTGGCGTCGCTTTTGGCGTCGTCTCTTCGGCGCACCGGATCGCACTGGCGCTAATCAAGCGCTCATTAAACCGCGACCGCCCATACCGCATCCGTATGCTGGCTCCGGCATGGGTATGCCAGTGGGTTCGGCGGCCGGTTCGCTACTCGCCACACCATATACACAAGCGGGTGGCGCATCGGTTGCCTCCACCAGCCATCACCATTTGCACCACCATGTTCTTAAACAACCGGCAGCAAGCCACGTATGA